Proteins from a genomic interval of Ndongobacter massiliensis:
- the rpsJ gene encoding 30S ribosomal protein S10, translating to MANQKIRIRLRAYDHEVIDASAQKIVEACKRSGAEVSGPIPLPTEKEVVTIIRAVHKYKDSREQFEQRTHKRLIDIVNPNAKTLEALKKLNLPAGVDIEIKL from the coding sequence ATGGCAAATCAGAAGATCAGAATTCGGCTGAGAGCGTATGATCATGAAGTGATTGACGCATCGGCGCAGAAAATCGTCGAAGCGTGTAAACGCTCAGGCGCAGAGGTTTCGGGACCGATTCCCCTTCCGACGGAAAAGGAAGTCGTCACGATTATCCGTGCGGTGCACAAGTATAAGGATTCCAGAGAACAGTTCGAACAGCGCACCCATAAGCGCCTGATCGACATCGTCAATCCGAATGCGAAGACACTGGAAGCGTTGAAGAAGTTGAATCTTCCGGCCGGTGTAGATATTGAGATCAAGCTGTAA